The following proteins come from a genomic window of Candidatus Saccharibacteria bacterium oral taxon 488:
- a CDS encoding D-alanine--D-alanine ligase → MDRLRVLLIFGGESSEHEVSINSATNVLAALDMTRYDVRLCYIDRAGQWRLVETIEARNQPSPHLTPQLGQRSLLIDGVDPLPIDLIIPVLHGKNGEDGSVQGLAQLLHIPYVGPSLLSAAVTMDKDMTKRLALGAHVPVVPWRTLANDAPRPTFAEIASELGAPVFIKPSRAGSSVGVNKVHSAEAFTTALDEAFRHDNTVLIEQAITAREIELAVLGRGTSARVSMPGEILPGEEFYSYDDKYSASSTSRVVIPADVDESVATKLQRLALAAYQATGGRGMARVDFFLDPTGQIFLNEINSIPGFTNISMYPKLWEASGLSPRALVDELIEEALASRSIRGV, encoded by the coding sequence ATGGATAGATTACGCGTTCTCCTCATATTTGGCGGCGAGTCATCCGAGCACGAGGTCTCGATCAATTCCGCTACTAACGTGCTGGCGGCGCTGGACATGACGCGCTACGACGTCAGGTTATGCTACATCGACCGCGCTGGTCAGTGGCGGCTCGTCGAGACGATCGAGGCACGCAATCAGCCGAGCCCACACTTAACACCACAACTCGGCCAGCGGTCACTGCTCATCGACGGCGTTGACCCGCTGCCGATTGACCTGATAATTCCGGTGCTTCACGGCAAAAATGGTGAGGACGGTAGCGTACAGGGCCTGGCGCAGCTACTTCATATTCCCTATGTCGGCCCGAGTCTCCTTTCGGCGGCTGTCACCATGGACAAAGACATGACCAAGCGGCTGGCGCTCGGCGCTCACGTTCCGGTTGTGCCGTGGCGAACGCTAGCGAATGATGCGCCGCGACCGACCTTTGCCGAGATAGCTAGTGAGCTTGGTGCGCCTGTTTTCATCAAGCCATCCCGCGCCGGCTCGTCCGTCGGTGTCAACAAAGTCCACTCGGCCGAAGCATTCACCACCGCGCTTGACGAAGCCTTTCGCCACGACAACACCGTATTGATAGAACAAGCGATCACCGCCCGCGAGATCGAGCTAGCCGTCCTCGGCCGCGGTACGTCCGCCCGCGTCAGTATGCCTGGTGAGATTCTTCCTGGCGAAGAGTTTTATAGCTACGACGATAAGTACAGCGCCTCCAGCACTTCACGCGTCGTTATCCCCGCAGACGTTGACGAGTCGGTGGCGACAAAACTGCAGCGCCTCGCATTGGCCGCCTACCAAGCGACCGGTGGACGCGGCATGGCGCGAGTTGACTTTTTCCTTGATCCGACGGGCCAGATTTTTCTCAACGAAATTAACAGCATCCCCGGCTTCACCAACATCAGTATGTATCCAAAGCTCTGGGAAGCTTCGGGCCTCAGTCCACGAGCGCTGGTTGATGAGCTGATCGAAGAGGCGCTTGCCAGCCGCTCTATACGTGGCGTATAA
- a CDS encoding slipin family protein, producing the protein MEIVAVILVIVLMFVLSGIKVVNQYQRGVVLTLGKFTGVREPGLRVVVPIFQTMMMVDVRSTPIDVPKQEVITKDNVTVGVDAVVYFRVINAPKAVLETTNYIYATSQFAQAALRDVTGNVDMDDLLAKREEISQQIKEIVDAETDKWGIDVENVKIQNIELPGDMKRAMAKQAEAERERRANIINADGEKAAAETLAQAAEILAKTQGAINLRTLNTLERISTEPSQKTMMLFPVELIDAIRGGKK; encoded by the coding sequence ATGGAAATAGTAGCAGTAATTTTAGTCATCGTACTGATGTTTGTACTGAGCGGCATTAAGGTAGTTAACCAATACCAGCGCGGTGTAGTACTGACGCTGGGTAAGTTTACTGGCGTACGCGAGCCGGGCCTAAGGGTGGTGGTGCCGATTTTTCAGACGATGATGATGGTCGATGTGCGTTCGACGCCAATTGATGTGCCGAAACAAGAAGTCATCACCAAGGACAACGTCACTGTCGGCGTTGACGCGGTGGTCTATTTCCGAGTGATTAACGCCCCAAAAGCGGTGCTGGAGACGACCAACTACATTTACGCCACCAGCCAATTTGCCCAGGCTGCCCTGCGCGACGTCACCGGTAATGTCGATATGGACGATCTCTTGGCCAAGCGTGAGGAGATTTCACAGCAGATCAAGGAAATTGTTGATGCCGAAACTGACAAATGGGGTATCGATGTCGAGAACGTTAAGATTCAGAACATTGAACTGCCTGGCGACATGAAGCGTGCCATGGCCAAGCAAGCCGAAGCTGAGCGTGAGCGCCGCGCTAACATCATCAACGCCGACGGTGAAAAAGCCGCTGCTGAAACGCTGGCACAAGCCGCCGAGATTCTGGCAAAAACCCAAGGCGCCATTAATCTGCGTACGCTGAACACGCTGGAGCGTATCTCGACCGAACCGTCACAAAAGACGATGATGCTGTTCCCTGTTGAATTGATTGATGCGATTCGTGGCGGTAAGAAATAG